The following coding sequences are from one bacterium BMS3Abin14 window:
- the ptrA_1 gene encoding protease 3 precursor — protein MRFRLPFHSALPLKGRVVFSFFLALSLSSIFIPGAVAFVDRSEIVSRTLPNGLQVLVREDPGQTVAELQVWVRAGSRDDPKGKEGIAHLFEHMLFKGTATRKVGEIAATVEAAGGDINAYTSMDHTVYHITIASTYFETAMDVLSDAVQHSSFDKGELKKEKLVVIEEIHRGEDSSSRVFSEELFKTAFPKHPYGRKVIGTPESVKSISRGDMLAFFKHWYVPGNMKLVVVGNVKADDVFRSAADHFNAGSGKIPMRRKFAQLPQTRRRIFHIQRDTDPARVALAFHIGALKDPEEPVYDLLAAVLSQGESSRLPMNLRDKGIVNSAWAYAYTPMDPGLFILGATADQERIGDALSGLVEQISLLRDKLVSSEELDRARNQILNDKIFERERVEGQAREIGYMSLTLNDPNFDDTYRSRIQAVDAADLRAAARRIFSGQGATIGFLSRDLATQPTHAEVRDLLNVKLAPVSHVKPDRGTPTVYRSRLPNGITLLVREDHRLPLVAVRVGVLGGVRFETRNTQGAFNLIAHLLTRGTGQMSAAGLALKLDGMSASLGGFSGRNSFGVTGEFLSRDIAEGLNLTEQVLTDATLPAHELDLTRERVISAIKARKDNMDAFAMDLLRGALFKEHPYRFSTLGTVKSVRSLTRDDLVKIYRREIRPEGMVLSLTGDIRVENAYRLAVKAFGGLSGGKYDPGPLPMEVPGGGKNIVRETRKDKAQTHLMLGYLGPTLYSKDLDSLEVLNAVLTGQGGRLFTELRDRRSLAYSVFSFVAPGIDPGFIAFGIGVSPTREKEALDGIVEQIRLVRDQPVSLEEMKRAKTWLIGSKMIGLQDLSSRNDEVFFPVLYNEDLGRALRYAERIRSVTPAQVQEAARRYLDPEKYTLAVVAGRAK, from the coding sequence ATGAGGTTCAGATTACCGTTCCATTCTGCATTGCCGCTGAAAGGCAGAGTCGTCTTCTCTTTCTTCCTGGCCTTATCCCTGTCATCCATTTTCATCCCCGGCGCTGTGGCTTTCGTGGACCGCAGCGAGATCGTCTCCAGGACACTTCCCAACGGTCTCCAGGTACTGGTCCGGGAGGATCCCGGCCAGACGGTGGCGGAACTGCAGGTGTGGGTGAGAGCGGGCAGCAGGGACGACCCGAAGGGCAAGGAAGGCATCGCCCACCTTTTCGAGCATATGCTCTTCAAGGGGACCGCCACGCGGAAGGTCGGCGAGATTGCCGCCACAGTGGAGGCCGCGGGGGGTGATATCAACGCATACACATCCATGGACCATACTGTCTACCATATCACCATAGCATCCACTTATTTCGAGACGGCGATGGATGTCCTTTCCGATGCCGTTCAGCATTCCTCATTCGACAAGGGCGAACTCAAAAAGGAAAAACTCGTGGTCATCGAGGAGATTCACAGGGGTGAGGATAGCTCCTCCAGGGTCTTTTCAGAGGAGCTGTTTAAAACAGCCTTTCCGAAACATCCATACGGACGGAAGGTAATCGGCACCCCGGAATCGGTAAAGAGTATCTCCCGGGGAGACATGCTGGCCTTTTTCAAACACTGGTATGTCCCCGGAAACATGAAGCTCGTTGTCGTGGGCAACGTCAAGGCCGACGATGTTTTCCGTTCGGCCGCGGACCATTTCAACGCCGGCAGCGGCAAAATCCCGATGCGCAGGAAATTTGCCCAACTGCCCCAGACCCGGCGCAGGATTTTTCACATACAGCGGGACACCGACCCCGCAAGGGTTGCCCTGGCCTTTCATATAGGAGCGTTGAAAGATCCTGAGGAACCGGTGTACGACCTGCTCGCAGCCGTGCTCTCCCAGGGTGAAAGCTCACGCTTGCCCATGAACCTCCGGGACAAGGGGATCGTAAACTCTGCATGGGCCTACGCGTACACTCCAATGGATCCGGGTCTTTTTATCCTGGGGGCCACCGCGGACCAGGAGAGGATCGGTGACGCTCTTTCCGGCCTGGTGGAACAGATCTCCCTCCTGCGGGATAAATTGGTGTCTTCCGAGGAGTTGGACCGGGCCCGCAACCAGATCCTGAACGATAAAATTTTTGAGCGTGAGAGGGTTGAAGGACAGGCCCGAGAGATCGGATACATGTCCCTGACCCTGAATGATCCCAACTTCGACGATACCTACCGGTCCCGCATACAGGCCGTTGACGCGGCTGATCTGAGGGCGGCCGCGCGGCGGATCTTCTCAGGACAGGGGGCAACCATCGGGTTTCTTTCCCGGGATCTCGCCACCCAGCCGACCCATGCGGAGGTCAGGGACCTGCTCAACGTAAAACTTGCTCCGGTCTCCCATGTAAAACCGGACAGGGGTACGCCGACGGTCTACCGGAGCCGCCTGCCCAACGGGATTACCCTTCTCGTACGGGAGGACCACCGCCTGCCCCTGGTGGCCGTGCGGGTGGGAGTCCTGGGGGGAGTACGTTTCGAGACCAGGAATACCCAAGGGGCTTTCAACCTCATCGCTCATCTGCTTACGAGGGGTACCGGGCAGATGTCGGCGGCCGGACTGGCCCTTAAACTGGATGGTATGTCCGCTTCTCTGGGCGGGTTTTCCGGGCGAAACAGTTTCGGGGTGACCGGGGAGTTTCTCAGCCGGGATATAGCGGAGGGGCTTAACCTGACGGAACAGGTCCTTACGGATGCCACATTGCCTGCCCACGAGCTTGACCTGACCCGGGAAAGGGTGATCAGCGCCATAAAGGCCCGAAAGGACAATATGGACGCCTTTGCGATGGACCTGCTGCGGGGAGCCCTGTTCAAGGAGCATCCTTACAGGTTTTCCACCCTGGGTACTGTAAAGAGCGTACGCTCCCTGACCAGGGATGACCTGGTCAAGATCTACCGGAGGGAAATCAGGCCGGAGGGTATGGTCCTGTCTCTTACTGGGGATATCAGGGTGGAGAATGCCTACCGCCTTGCCGTGAAGGCCTTCGGCGGGCTGTCGGGCGGCAAATATGACCCCGGGCCCCTGCCGATGGAGGTTCCCGGCGGCGGGAAAAATATTGTCAGGGAGACAAGGAAGGACAAGGCGCAGACCCACCTGATGCTCGGTTATCTCGGGCCGACCCTCTATTCGAAGGATCTGGATAGTCTGGAGGTGCTCAATGCCGTTCTTACGGGGCAGGGGGGCAGGCTCTTTACCGAGCTGAGGGACCGGCGGTCCCTGGCCTACAGCGTATTTTCCTTCGTTGCGCCCGGCATCGATCCGGGTTTTATTGCTTTCGGCATCGGGGTCAGCCCCACGAGGGAGAAGGAGGCCCTGGACGGAATTGTTGAGCAGATCCGGCTCGTCCGGGATCAGCCTGTCAGCCTGGAGGAAATGAAGCGGGCCAAGACCTGGCTTATCGGCAGCAAAATGATCGGGCTGCAGGACTTGAGCTCCAGAAACGATGAAGTGTTTTTCCCTGTCCTGTATAACGAGGATCTGGGGAGAGCGTTGCGGTATGCCGAGAGGATCCGCTCCGTGACCCCTGCCCAGGTGCAGGAGGCAGCCCGCCGATATCTGGATCCTGAGAAATACACCCTCGCGGTGGTGGCAGGGAGGGCGAAGTAG
- a CDS encoding haloacid dehalogenase-like hydrolase, translating into MEPETLKKRLWEAEGILFDLDNTLYPRERGVFDLINERISLFVSDLTGKCLDDVRLMRKDYVGRYGTTLGGLMRHFDVPPEEFLDFVHDVPVEGMLGPNGDLREFISRITLPKVIFTNATALHAERVLAAMNMRGVFDGICDLRKTGYLGKPHPEAYRAAAGEAGSTMGRTILVDDLEANVRGASSVGMVAIKVGGPHGDCADLRVSHVRDLEDTFRGAPWLITL; encoded by the coding sequence ATGGAACCTGAAACTCTAAAAAAAAGGCTGTGGGAGGCCGAAGGCATCCTTTTCGATCTGGACAATACCCTGTACCCCAGGGAAAGGGGCGTTTTTGACCTGATCAACGAGAGGATAAGCCTGTTTGTCTCGGATCTGACGGGTAAATGTCTGGACGATGTGCGGTTAATGCGGAAGGATTATGTCGGACGATATGGCACGACACTGGGGGGGCTGATGAGGCATTTCGATGTTCCACCCGAAGAATTCCTGGATTTCGTCCACGATGTCCCCGTGGAGGGAATGCTGGGGCCGAACGGTGATCTCAGGGAGTTTATCTCCCGCATTACCCTGCCCAAGGTGATCTTTACCAACGCCACCGCCCTGCACGCCGAGAGGGTCCTCGCGGCTATGAACATGAGGGGAGTGTTCGATGGGATCTGCGACCTGAGGAAAACAGGATACCTCGGCAAACCTCACCCAGAGGCATACCGGGCCGCGGCCGGGGAAGCCGGCTCCACCATGGGACGAACCATCCTGGTGGATGACCTGGAGGCCAACGTGCGCGGAGCTTCGAGTGTGGGGATGGTCGCAATCAAGGTGGGCGGACCGCACGGGGATTGTGCCGACCTCCGCGTGTCCCATGTTCGGGACCTGGAAGATACGTTCCGGGGGGCGCCGTGGTTGATAACTTTGTAA
- the crnA gene encoding creatinine amidohydrolase, translated as MTKDDVERERAAGTPVIIPFGSVEQHGSHLPLATDTLQAYGVAARAAIITRAVVAPPVHFGLCSSTRNHPGTITVSGDTLRSMARDLIQSFTRQGFPAIILYSGHAGRIHMAALREAAENSIQTDPMLKLAVVSDLDLLRETAGDLLETPGDGHAGEIETSRMLHLHGDKVRGTSPEEYPSFPSFRILPDPERFWPGGVWGNPAAATAQKGEELVNRTAAALAGIVKGLFEV; from the coding sequence ATGACAAAGGATGATGTCGAGCGGGAAAGGGCTGCCGGGACACCCGTTATCATCCCGTTCGGTTCGGTGGAACAGCACGGAAGCCATCTGCCACTGGCCACCGACACACTGCAGGCCTATGGCGTAGCCGCACGGGCCGCCATTATAACCAGGGCCGTTGTGGCCCCTCCGGTCCACTTCGGCCTGTGCAGCAGCACACGGAATCATCCCGGCACAATCACCGTCAGCGGCGACACCCTGCGATCAATGGCCCGTGACCTGATCCAATCCTTCACCAGGCAGGGGTTTCCCGCCATTATCCTGTACTCAGGCCACGCCGGAAGAATCCACATGGCCGCTCTCAGGGAAGCGGCCGAAAACAGCATTCAAACTGATCCGATGCTCAAACTGGCCGTGGTCAGCGATCTGGACCTGCTGCGTGAAACTGCGGGAGACCTCCTTGAAACCCCGGGGGATGGGCATGCTGGAGAAATTGAGACTTCCAGGATGCTGCACCTGCATGGTGATAAGGTCCGCGGCACTTCCCCTGAGGAGTATCCATCCTTTCCGAGCTTCAGGATCCTCCCGGACCCGGAAAGGTTCTGGCCCGGCGGGGTGTGGGGAAACCCCGCAGCTGCCACCGCCCAAAAAGGAGAAGAACTCGTCAACAGGACCGCCGCGGCCCTGGCCGGGATCGTTAAAGGCCTGTTTGAGGTTTGA
- the nhs gene encoding 23S rRNA methyltransferase, with translation MGNLPPLPRERRRTIRSLASRKIRRRKGLCLVEGQRAIEEAARSGHLEYLVAEDPAVLAGLEVGQAGGMDQIPVFLADGALFEDVSDVVHHRNLLGVARLPAEPEISPLLQMDGRAVLLFLDGVQDPGNVGALIRSAWVLGGAGILVGRGTADPFGHKAVRASAGGIFHLPVFMEVGREDLISLSGAGFRVYLAKARERSFGQVDFAPRSILAVGNEGSGLSPWMVELGTPVSVPLCTEADSLNVVVAGSILLWAMLSGP, from the coding sequence GTGGGGAATTTGCCCCCCCTGCCACGGGAGAGGCGAAGGACCATACGTTCCTTAGCTTCCAGAAAAATCCGCAGGAGAAAAGGGCTTTGCCTTGTCGAGGGGCAAAGAGCCATTGAGGAAGCGGCAAGGTCGGGACATCTGGAATATCTGGTAGCGGAGGACCCGGCCGTTCTCGCAGGCCTGGAGGTAGGGCAGGCAGGGGGCATGGACCAGATTCCTGTTTTCTTGGCGGATGGAGCCCTTTTCGAAGATGTATCCGACGTTGTGCATCACAGGAACCTACTGGGGGTAGCAAGGCTTCCGGCGGAACCGGAGATTTCACCACTCCTGCAAATGGACGGCCGAGCCGTCCTTCTATTCCTGGATGGGGTTCAGGATCCGGGAAACGTTGGGGCCTTGATAAGGTCGGCCTGGGTGTTGGGTGGGGCGGGAATCCTTGTTGGAAGAGGGACGGCTGATCCTTTTGGTCACAAGGCCGTCCGTGCTTCGGCAGGGGGAATCTTTCATCTGCCGGTATTCATGGAGGTCGGGCGGGAGGACCTGATATCCCTTTCGGGCGCTGGGTTCCGGGTTTACCTGGCCAAAGCCCGTGAGCGGTCCTTCGGCCAGGTGGATTTCGCCCCCAGATCCATTCTGGCGGTTGGAAACGAGGGGAGCGGTCTTTCACCCTGGATGGTGGAATTGGGAACCCCGGTCTCGGTACCGCTTTGTACCGAGGCCGATTCCCTCAATGTTGTCGTTGCCGGCTCCATCCTCCTGTGGGCGATGCTGTCTGGGCCCTGA